The Pirellulimonas nuda genome includes a region encoding these proteins:
- a CDS encoding EF-hand domain-containing protein produces MSRITLFFAVMALAAAPSVWAQPGGGQGGQGGRGGQGGRGERDPEARQRMIEEFDADGDGELNEEERAKARESRGARGGRGQGDAQGGGAGMRGAGGAPTMDLDRLFTLLDADKNGSLSKAEFSKFAERMRELRGAGGPGAGGPGATERGARGEGRTRGAGGERPARPAAPAAEAAPADEI; encoded by the coding sequence ATGAGTCGAATCACGTTGTTCTTTGCAGTGATGGCCCTCGCCGCCGCCCCGTCCGTGTGGGCGCAGCCCGGTGGTGGCCAGGGTGGCCAGGGTGGACGCGGAGGGCAGGGGGGACGCGGCGAACGCGATCCCGAGGCCCGTCAGCGGATGATTGAGGAGTTCGACGCCGACGGCGACGGCGAGCTGAACGAGGAAGAGCGGGCCAAGGCGCGGGAGTCCCGTGGGGCCCGTGGTGGGCGTGGCCAAGGCGACGCCCAAGGCGGCGGCGCCGGGATGCGGGGCGCCGGCGGCGCTCCGACCATGGACCTCGACCGGCTGTTCACCCTGCTGGACGCCGACAAGAACGGGTCGCTCTCGAAGGCAGAGTTCTCGAAGTTTGCTGAGCGCATGCGTGAACTGCGTGGCGCCGGCGGTCCCGGCGCCGGTGGCCCGGGCGCAACCGAGCGTGGCGCCCGCGGCGAAGGCCGTACCCGTGGCGCCGGTGGCGAACGCCCCGCGCGTCCCGCCGCTCCCGCCGCGGAAGCCGCCCCCGCGGACGAGATCTGA